A DNA window from Methanobrevibacter thaueri contains the following coding sequences:
- a CDS encoding helix-turn-helix domain-containing protein, which translates to MNDKSKYVKRSSYRVKVLKAIGDDVKIPTEIANDSGILRNHISNVLRELKEQDLVECLNPQSRKGRLYRLSEEGFEVLEDLE; encoded by the coding sequence ATGAATGACAAATCAAAATACGTTAAGAGATCCTCTTATAGGGTAAAGGTCTTGAAGGCCATTGGGGATGATGTCAAGATTCCAACCGAGATTGCCAACGACAGCGGAATCTTGAGAAATCACATATCCAATGTTTTAAGGGAACTTAAGGAACAGGACCTTGTAGAGTGCCTCAATCCACAATCCAGAAAAGGTCGTCTTTATAGATTGTCTGAGGAAGGCTTTGAGGTTTTAGAGGATTTGGAATAA
- a CDS encoding vWA domain-containing protein, producing the protein MTTIEKPEAMDLIFIMDRSGSMSGSESDTIGGFNSFIKKEMEKDLETYVTTILFDHEYEVLYKRKPIHDVAELTDKEYWVRGSTALLDAIGKTINTLDKEIDNNALVVIMTDGYENASHEYSKQQIRNLIENHKWEFIYIGADIDSYSEAANFGFKRSRIANYKKSRESIDDMYASVSNARDCMLNKISLDDARWKKDMEKYD; encoded by the coding sequence ATGACAACCATTGAAAAACCGGAAGCTATGGATTTGATATTCATAATGGACAGGAGCGGATCAATGAGCGGTTCCGAAAGTGACACAATCGGAGGGTTCAATTCATTCATTAAAAAAGAAATGGAAAAGGACTTGGAGACCTATGTGACAACCATACTCTTTGACCATGAATACGAAGTATTATACAAAAGAAAACCAATACACGATGTGGCAGAACTAACCGACAAGGAATATTGGGTAAGAGGATCAACTGCACTTTTGGATGCAATCGGAAAAACCATCAACACCCTCGATAAGGAAATCGACAACAATGCATTGGTTGTAATCATGACTGATGGATATGAAAACGCATCACATGAATACTCCAAACAGCAAATCAGAAACCTGATTGAAAACCACAAATGGGAATTCATCTACATCGGAGCGGATATTGACTCATATTCAGAGGCTGCAAACTTTGGATTTAAAAGGTCCCGCATTGCAAATTATAAAAAATCAAGGGAAAGTATTGACGATATGTACGCGTCAGTATCCAATGCAAGGGATTGCATGTTGAATAAGATAAGTTTGGATGATGCAAGATGGAAAAAGGATATGGAAAAATATGATTAA
- a CDS encoding M48 family metallopeptidase — protein MAKDDRSAINPFTGKKHFDMVNDDKFLQDSYNEYYSMINQAQLLDNTQNGQIVINVAVKLINAVNAYLDRIGRLDYVEDYYDWDVHLVADNTVNAFCMPGGKIVMFSGILSVANTEEKVAFILGHEMAHALLDHSRTRISAQNAQNAISSAAWIGSIAMDLVGLGGLGSLTRAATNVATVGSQFLLMNPWGRDQELEADRLGMMIIHWAGYDISHIPHFWQDMSNQNSNEHDFFSTHPADSKRIAAMNELIVEIENQADFYSQPVVANTPTPKEELKEAHLNDAGVMHCKKCGAKVEAGDKFCTNCGEKFETEPKCPKCGATISDGDKFCTNCGNKL, from the coding sequence ATGGCAAAAGATGATAGAAGTGCAATAAACCCATTCACTGGCAAGAAACATTTTGACATGGTAAATGACGATAAATTTCTGCAGGACTCCTACAATGAATATTATAGTATGATCAATCAGGCGCAATTGCTAGACAACACCCAAAACGGCCAGATTGTAATAAACGTTGCAGTCAAGCTAATAAATGCAGTCAATGCATATCTGGATAGGATTGGAAGGCTTGATTACGTTGAGGATTATTATGACTGGGACGTTCATTTGGTGGCGGACAATACCGTCAATGCGTTCTGCATGCCTGGAGGAAAGATCGTGATGTTTTCAGGCATTCTATCAGTTGCAAACACCGAAGAGAAGGTTGCCTTTATTTTAGGCCATGAGATGGCACACGCGTTGCTTGACCATTCAAGAACAAGAATCAGCGCTCAAAATGCCCAGAACGCAATCTCATCAGCCGCTTGGATAGGCAGTATTGCTATGGACCTTGTCGGTTTGGGAGGATTGGGCTCACTGACACGTGCGGCCACAAATGTTGCCACCGTTGGTTCACAATTCCTCCTTATGAATCCATGGGGAAGGGACCAGGAGCTTGAGGCAGACCGTTTGGGCATGATGATTATCCATTGGGCAGGTTATGACATTTCACATATCCCTCATTTCTGGCAGGACATGTCAAATCAGAATTCCAATGAGCATGATTTCTTCTCCACACACCCCGCAGATTCAAAAAGGATTGCAGCAATGAATGAGCTGATTGTTGAAATTGAAAATCAGGCTGATTTTTACTCACAGCCGGTTGTTGCCAACACTCCAACTCCAAAAGAGGAATTGAAGGAAGCGCATTTAAATGATGCTGGAGTAATGCATTGTAAAAAATGTGGCGCTAAAGTTGAGGCGGGCGATAAGTTCTGCACAAATTGCGGTGAAAAGTTTGAAACTGAGCCTAAGTGTCCAAAGTGCGGTGCGACCATATCTGACGGAGATAAGTTCTGCACCAACTGTGGAAACAAGCTTTAA